In Dehalogenimonas sp. THU2, the DNA window AGTGCGGCTGTTTTGCGAGTTCAAGCGTTCAGTTTTGGGCTGTCAGGCTACGGCTACCGGTTCTTTTACCTTGCCGCGTTTCTTGGGCTTCGGCTTGTCGGCCTTCGTGATGGCTTCGGCTTCGGCTACGGCTTGGACTTTCTCGGCTTCATCTTCGGGTACCGCCTCGGCGGGTGTCTCGACGGCTTCGGCTGGCTCTTCTGCCTTGGCTTCATCCTTCGGCTTCTGGCTTTCAGGAGTCAGCATCGGCATGACCACCAGCTCATAATCCGGCGCTGTGAAAAGCATCGGTGACTTGGCGTCGCTGAGTTTCAGCTCCACCATCCCGCCACAGGCCCTCAAAGCGTCGGCAAGATAACCCCCGTCAAGCCTTACCTTGACCGGTTCGCCGGTGGTGTCGGCGGTTATTTCGGTTTCGCCCTTGTCATCGGTGTTCGCCATGATGACCTTGCCATCCCCAATAATTAGGTCTATGGCATAGGTTCTGGAGTCGGCGATGACCTTGAGTGAGCTTACCGCCTTGAGCGCTTCATTGGTGTCGAAGCTGGCACGGCTGGCGAAGTCGGCGGGTATGAGCTTCTCATAGTCTGGAAAGTTGCCGGCGCATCCCCGCCAGTCATAGCGGATTAGCTCCGTGTCCAGAAGTAGGCTCATGCCTTCAAGGCCGTCCCCGCTTTTCTCAAAGCCCAGTCTAACCCGACGTGCCCGTCTAAGGGCACTGGTAACACCCCGAAGCTCGTCCCGATTGACAAGGACTTGACCCTCGTCACCGTCGAAGTCCAGCTTCATTACGGCTAACCGGTAGCCGTCGGCGCTTACTAGGGATAGCTTACCGTCTTGTACCTTGAACAGGACACATTGAAGGATTGGGCGGGTGTCCTCATTGGCGGTAAACGGCAGTACCCTTGTAAGGGCGTCCGAAAGCTCCAGTGCGCCGAGGTTGGGGCTGACCGAGTTTGAAGGGCTTACCCTGATGTCGCACAGAGTAAGCGGCGTCTTTTCGCCGACCCAAGCCATGTTCTCAAGGTAGCTGGTATTGGCTCCGCATACCACCTTCAGCCGTTTATCGGCGACCCGCGACCCGCTGGCATCACCGTTAGACGGAACAATCTTGACGATGTTCGACCCGCCTAATGACTTCAGATAGGTAAGAAAGCCTTTCCGCCCGATGGTACAGTCAAGTAACATCGCCCTTTCGGCGAGTGCCCTTGATAATGCGTTTACCAGTACCGCCTTGTGCGCTAAAAAGCCCTGACCTGAACGCTTGCCCTCGATATTCAGTTGTTCTATTGTCTGACCCCCTTTTAGCTATCCGATAGTGGGCAACTCTACCGGCTTCGCTCAGTAGTAAGCGCCTAGCTATCCGCAATTCGCTGGCATAGCCGACGCTCCTACTGTATAAGTTGCGGAATTAGGCTGATTTATAACACCCTCAAACAGCTTTATTTGTTCCCGTTTCCGAAATCGGCAAAGATAGTTTAGTTCAACTTGTGTTAGAGGTTGTCCGTCCCGCCGCTTTTCGGCGATAGCGATTAGCCTGTCGGGACAATGTAGCAAGAAGGTGCTGGCATCTACCCATGCTTCGAGGTCCAGTGCCCTGTCATCGGCAATCAGATCGCCGAGTTCCGTGGTATTGCCTTCATCGTCGATGACAGGCTTATTCAGGCTTTCGAGCTTGACCGCTTTAGGACACTTACCGAAAAGCCAGTCGGCTTTACACTTGTGCCGTTGTGCCTTGCTACAGTCCCCGCAGGTTAGGCCGTTGTCTTGCCGGTATCGCTTGCGCCAGTAAAGGGCTTGGGCACGGCTGGCGATACGATACATGGCCGCTTCGGTGAAAGGATGGTATCCGTTGTTCCGTTCCACATCGGCGAGGGTGATAATTATATCGTGGAGCAGGTCATCCTTTTCGTCCGGCTTGGCCTTGTGGCTGAAACGGGATGCTACCTTATAGTAAGTAAGCCACTGACCGGTAAGGTGGTCATACCCGTTGCCGTTGCCGGTTTGCTTTGGCTTGACGCTTCGGCTAGACTTGAAGCTACGCAAGGCGGTTGTCTCTTTGGTCTGACAGGTGGCGACCTTTCCACACCATCGGCAAACGCCTTGCCTTATTTCCAGCGTCCAAACCTTGTGACATTGACTACAGAAGCCCCCAGGCCGGTTGTATTCTCCGGCTACCGTTACGCTTGAACTCATGGTTCCCCCTTTCAGGGCAAGCGTTCAGGTCAAGGTTTTTTCGTATTCGGTTGTTAAGGTGCTTTTTGTTTGTTTTTCCAGCTTCATTGTCAAACAAAAAGTCATTTTGAACACCCTGAAGAAATAGCTCGATTTTCGCCTGGCCGGAGGTGGGGAAATTGTAAAAGACAATAATGCGAGCTAACCTACCCCTGACTAATAAATATCTGTTTCTGACAAATACTTGACAATATCCTTGCATGATGATATAAGGTGGTAATTAAAATACAAAGAGTGTGAGGAAATGGCTACATCAACGATCTACGCAAGAGTCCCTTCTGAAATCAAAGACAAGATTTTGGAGTTGGCAAAGACAACCGGCAAACAACAAGGTGAAACCGTAACTGACCTGTTAAGTCAAGGATTACAATTCCCTGAACAACTCAAAAAGCTGTCCCAGGCTCAGACATCTCTCCAAAAACAAGAAGAGTTGAACCGGACTCTCACCACCGAGCTAGAAAAGGTGAAGACGGAGCTTAGGATCGCCAGGCAGACTGTTGATGTCGCGGAACGTGCAAAAGGTCATCTTCAGCGTGTATTGAACACACAAGTAGGCACATGCACCTTCCAAGGCTGCGGTGCTCCGATAAATTTGTATAGCTTCGCTTATCAGCAGTGTCCTCAAGGTCACACTGGAACGACCAAACTCTTCGATGAGTATCAGAGTGCCAAGGGTGCGGGTGATTTTCTGGTAGCCGGACTGGCTGTAATAGGCGGAGTTGCTTTAGCCGCTGAACTGCTCGGCGATAAGAGCCTTCAATAACCAGAATGAATCGGCCTAAGTATATTTGAAAGGCGGTGGACTCGACCTAATCAATGAAAATCTTCGGGGCTGATTTCACGAGCGCTCCCAGACACGCTAAACCAATTACTGTTGCCGAGGCCGAATTGAGAGGTGAAACACTCGAATTCGTTGGGCAACAAAGCTTATCAAATGCCCAAGAACTCCTGGATTTCTTGAATGCTCCGGGAGCGTGGATTGGTGCATTTGATTTTCCTTTCGGGCTACCTCGGGAACTAGTCACCGACAGTCATTGGCCTCAAGACTGGGTAGGCTACGTCGATACCATCCACAAAATGGGGAAGGCCCATTTTGAGAATCACATTCGAGGATACAGAAGCCAGAAAACTGGGAAAAATCGGTTGTGTCGGGAAACAGATAAAAAAGCCCGGTCGCGGAGTCCGATGCAGCTCGATTTTATTCCTGTGGGCAAGATGTTCTTTTTTGGAGCTCCCATACTTTTACGGTCAAACTGCACTATTGTGCCTTTCCGAGATGGAACTCCGAATGCTGGAATTGTCGTTGAGGGCTATCCAAAGCTGGTGGCCGAGGAGGCAGTTGGGAAGCTGCGTTATAAAAGTGAGTCTCCGTCGGTTGATTCCCGTATACTTCATGATATCCGTAATTCGATTCTGATTTGGTTAACCAGCCATGAAGTATTAAAAAGCTACGGTTTCAAAGTCCAGATAGACCGTGCGCATTTTAATGAATGTCTCAGCGACGGCAAAGGCGATAAATTGGACGCCCTGTTATGCACATTGCAGGCCGCATGGGCTTGGAGCAGAAGAAGTCATCAATATGGAATTCCAAACGATTGTGACTTATTAGAAGGATGGATAATCGATCCAGCAATGCTCGCCAAATAGAGTTCTTTAGTCGATTGTGGGACCTCTTGGATAGTTTTTCAGTTTCAGGTTCTAAGGATTGAAAGTGATCCGAAAAGAGACTGTTGCCGCCTTGTATTTGTAGTTCGGTTGGGTTTATAATCGAAGACAATCCTGAGTACAAGACACTAGCACTTGGGCTGACTGATACCCAAGTGCTAGGTGGAACAATAATCCCCTCAGGCTAAGTAAAGTCGAAGAAGAAGCTACCTACTTCTTCTTGTCTTTAACCTGAGTCAAGGCTGAGGCAGCGACACTTTTCGCTGCCTTTGTCGATTTTGGATCACTTAGGATTTTACTAGCTTTCGAAGCGACTTTGGGTGACGTATGTTCGTGCTTAGCCATCTTTAACCTCCTTTCTTCAGTCAAGCAGTCTAATTATATCCCCTCAACCCCAAACCCGATCTGTGGTTCCAGGCGCCATAACTGGTGTTAACGGATAGGGATTGGAAAGGCTTTTACACGGACCG includes these proteins:
- a CDS encoding DNA polymerase III subunit beta; protein product: MLLDCTIGRKGFLTYLKSLGGSNIVKIVPSNGDASGSRVADKRLKVVCGANTSYLENMAWVGEKTPLTLCDIRVSPSNSVSPNLGALELSDALTRVLPFTANEDTRPILQCVLFKVQDGKLSLVSADGYRLAVMKLDFDGDEGQVLVNRDELRGVTSALRRARRVRLGFEKSGDGLEGMSLLLDTELIRYDWRGCAGNFPDYEKLIPADFASRASFDTNEALKAVSSLKVIADSRTYAIDLIIGDGKVIMANTDDKGETEITADTTGEPVKVRLDGGYLADALRACGGMVELKLSDAKSPMLFTAPDYELVVMPMLTPESQKPKDEAKAEEPAEAVETPAEAVPEDEAEKVQAVAEAEAITKADKPKPKKRGKVKEPVAVA